Proteins encoded together in one Salvelinus namaycush isolate Seneca chromosome 26, SaNama_1.0, whole genome shotgun sequence window:
- the LOC120021275 gene encoding 40S ribosomal protein S14, translating to MAPRKGKEKKEEQVIALGPQVAEGENVFGVCHIFASFNDTFVHVTDLSGKETICRVTGGMKVKADRDESSPYAAMLAAQDVAQRCKELGITALHIKLRATGGNRTKTPGPGAQSALRALARSGMKIGRIEDVTPIPSDSTRRKGGRRGRRL from the exons ATGGCACCTCGCAAGGGTAAAGAAAAGAAGGAAGAACAGGTCATCGCCCTGGGACCTCAGGTTGCCGAAGGCGAGAATGTCTTTGGAGTCTGCCACATCTTTGCATCCTTCAATGACACCTTCGTTCATGTCACTGACCTCTCCGGCAA GGAAACTATCTGCCGTGTGACTGGTGGTATGAAGGTAAAGGCCGACAGAGACGAATCCTCCCCCTACGCTGCCATGTTGGCCGCCCAGGATGTGGCACAGAGGTGCAAGGAGCTGGGAATCACTGCCCTGCATATTAAGCTGAGGGCCACTGGCGGTAACAG AACCAAGACCCCTGGACCAGGAGCACAGTCTGCTCTCCGTGCCCTGGCTCGTTCTGGCATGAAAATCGGACGCATCG AGGATGTCACCCCTATTCCATCAGACAGCACCCGAAGAAAGGGAGGTCGTCGTGGGCGTCGTCTGTAA